A genomic window from Aethina tumida isolate Nest 87 chromosome 4, icAetTumi1.1, whole genome shotgun sequence includes:
- the LOC109604404 gene encoding tensin-1 isoform X4 encodes MVKKRKPSITKEEVKKIKEEAAQRYTDTSWQIFHTGQRKTPSPSVKDNQIQTDDSGIYSQIEPANGAPRGPVPSPRPSKQQADNRHIVHVEKVEVTYEPTVNNNKVEVVLHSHDEGTLRHGHLNKMITSNSYNGFGEALTTQPRLSKNNTNSSGGMDLSYVTERIISLWFSPSTTTRGYKQGQQHVSQMLRNKHGDNYKIFNLSEPKRALRNAHKHVKEVGWALNLAPPLERLCSVCKDIENWLNEDEHRIAVLHARGSKEKLGVIVAAYMHYSSICGSQEQALDRFSMRRFLDDNVGPLVLPSNKRYVEYFAGLLSHHIKINSAPLYLTHVTVVGTPAFQQGGCRAFLKLYEGHTPVYTSGIYMVSNNVSQFTVNVAGERRGGLQLRGDILIKCYHRTDRGRETIFACQFHTCAISDHTLSFTRQELDTACNDPRFPVDGAVELHFSGPEGRQTLPAPTPAVPFTISDDHITRADSPLLIEECEDEDSDSDDVNHTFGPLDGSIYATIAKKPELSPGAVSSPLTVSMDSGISSAGHQQNANTTASASPPPTAQPSPLSPEEQHRELDELLSDMMLTVQSIPDLKPHQDQSNGGPASDNNFGLDNVQYIDEEEDKNIPYHARQDSRPFSYGVNSNMINESKGLSSPSLVRKASINKSSGDTLRKVQTQVYPDFNAKPVPDFSASNQYSPSNYSTLSSKYSSYTPVHGTLRKKDPIDDIFTSSALSAQPIKREFREEYYKDETRRYDPLKRSLTDSTLRRSPEKITYKSSNSAVTSPYSDSESLSPPGAFRNSTKSPEFHESFTTNGNLTWLQKQQQKLKERREVKLREERQPHETQLMRELRNVQTRHMRPSASHRADGYTSDTTAFADDDDDYTVPLHINTMQKNGGSSNYSTLKSTYSSTVKERPFMKIKREHEHYAQSTESPRTILAQNPMGQIVRAPSRGADTVDSGLLSLVEQEQYSKQSSPRYTPGLYREESIQSWRSQSVNDETSPSHSSSPRPQTPAFPVHARTPYLNASTPTVQFDLPSERLPPKSPTTQRRLSCPTPNKLTKKWSLSPERKDRPTSPSDLTNGSASEYTHTATHRSVSSSGFSDGSYQQSPKTPNYNGSASPTIYYGNSRRNSVGSNNEAPHEVAAAHVEFVRDTSKFWYKASISREEAINMLRNQAPGTFVVRDSNSFPGAFGLALRVAQVPSNVQNKSYSSDELIRHFLIEPTSRGVRLKGCPNEPVFSSLSALVYQHSITQMALPCRLVLPESDLKYTKNVNNPNQVLFTQGAACNVLYLFSMDMESLTGPEAIKKSVLTLLQKAPLPETATVHFKVNGQGITLTDNKRKLFFRKHYPMNTVSYCGLDPEDHKWTVALDDNPIKSSNRIFGFVARKPNVSNSDNQCHLFAELEPEQPATAIVNFVNKILTSSGYKPNMV; translated from the exons caCTCCCATGATGAAGGAACTCTCAGACATGGACACTTGAATAAG ATGATAACATCGAATTCCTACAATGGTTTCGGCGAGGCGTTGACCACCCAACCCAGACTGTCCAAGAACAACACAAACTCATCAGGAGGCATGGACTTGAGCTATGTCACCGAAAGAATCATATCGTTGTGGTTCTCCCCGTCGACCACGACGCGTGGCTACAAACAGGGCCAGCAACACGTCTCGCAAATGCTCAGAAACAAACACGGAGACAATTACAAG ATATTCAATTTGTCTGAGCCGAAACGCGCCTTGAGGAATGCCCATAAACACGTGAAGGAGGTCGGATGGGCCCTCAACCTGGCTCCGCCTTTGGAAAGACTTTGTAGCGTGTGTAAGGACATCGAGAACTGGCTGAACGAAGACGAACATCGGATTGCCGTCCTGCATGCGAG aGGCAGCAAAGAAAAGTTGGGAGTCATAGTGGCTGCATACATGCATTATTCAAGTATATGCGGAAGCCAGGAGCAGGCGCTCGATAGGTTCTCCATGCGACGGTTCCTGGACGATAACGTCGGGCCTCTGGTCCTGCCGTCGAACAAAAG ATACGTCGAATACTTCGCCGGGTTGTTGTCCCATCACATAAAAATCAACTCCGCACCTCTGTATCTGACTCATGTGACTGTGGTGGGCACTCCGGCCTTCCAACAAGGTGGCTGCAGAGCGTTCCTGAAACTCTACGAGGGACACACGCCCGTCTACACTTCAG GAATTTACATGGTTTCGAATAACGTGAGCCAGTTCACGGTGAACGTGGCCGGCGAAAGGCGAGGCGGGCTGCAACTAAGAGGAGACATCCTGATCAAGTGCTACCATCGAACGGACAGGGGCAGGGAGACGATTTTCGCCTGCCAATTTCACACGTGCGCCATTTCCGATCACACGCTCAGCTTCACCCGCCAAGAGCTCGACACCGCCTGCAACG ATCCACGTTTCCCCGTCGACGGTGCAGTGGAATTGCACTTCTCCGGCCCGGAAGGACGGCAAACACTCCCGGCCCCGACGCCGGCGGTACCGTTCACGATATCCGATGATCACATTACCAGAGCCGACAGTCCACTCCTGATCGAGGAGTGCGAAGATGAGGACTCGGATTCCG ACGACGTGAACCATACGTTTGGACCACTGGACGGTAGCATATACGCCACCATAGCGAAGAAACCGGAGCTGTCTCCCGGTGCCGTCTCTAGTCCCTTGACTGTGTCCATGGACTCTGGCATTTCATCAGCAG GACACCAGCAGAACGCCAACACCACCGCCTCCGCGAGTCCCCCGCCAACCGCCCAGCCGTCCCCCCTCAGTCCGGAGGAACAGCACCGCGAGCTCGACGAACTCCTATCCGACATGATGCTAACGGTCCAGAGCATTCCCGACCTGAAACCCCACCAGGACCAGTCCAACGGCGGCCCGGCGTCCGACAACAACTTCGGCCTGGACAATGTCCAGTACATAGACGAGGAGGAGGACAAGAACATACCGTACCACGCGCGACAGGACAGCAGACCCTTCAGTTACGGCGTCAACTCCAACATGATCAACGAGTCGAAGGGCCTGAGCAGCCCCAGCCTGGTGCGCAAGGCCAGCATCAACAAATCCTCCGGCGACACGCTGAGGAAGGTGCAGACGCAAGTCTATCCGGACTTCAACGCCAAACCGGTGCCGGACTTCTCCGCCTCGAACCAGTACTCGCCGTCCAATTACAGCACCCTGTCGTCGAAGTACTCCAGCTACACGCCGGTGCACGGCACCCTGAGGAAGAAGGACCCGATCGACGACATATTCACGTCGAGTGCTTTAAGTGCGCAGCCGATTAAACGCGAGTTCCGTGAGGAGTACTACAAGGACGAGACCAGGAGGTACGATCCTTTGAAGAGGAGCCTGACCGACAGCACGCTGAGGAGGAGCCCGGAGAAGATCACCTACAAGAGCTCCAACTCGGCGGTCACCAGTCCGTATTCGGATTCGGAGAGCCTGTCGCCGCCCGGAGCTTTCCGGAACAGCACCAAGTCACCGGAGTTCCACGAATC ATTCACGACCAACGGCAACCTGACATGGCTCCAGAAGCAGCAGCAAAAACTGAAGGAGCGCCGCGAGGTGAAGCTGCGCGAGGAACGTCAGCCGCACGAGACGCAGCTGATGAGGGAGCTGCGCAACGTCCAGACCCGGCACATGCGCCCGTCGGCGTCGCACCGCGCAGACGGCTACACCAGCGACACCACGGCCTTCGCCGACGATGACGACGACTACACCGTGCCGCTGCACATCAACACGATGCAGAAGAACGGCGGAAGCTCCAACTACAGCACTTTGAAGTCCACGTATTCGTCGACAGTTAAAGAACGGCCCTTCATGAAGATCAAGAGGGAACACGAGCACTATGCGCAG AGCACAGAATCCCCTCGCACGATCTTAGCTCAGAATCCTATGGGACAGATCGTGAGGGCGCCTTCAAGGGGCGCCGACACAGTGGACAGCGGTCTGCTGTCGCTGGTGGAACAGGAACAGTACAGCAAACAGAGTAGCCCCCGTTACACGCCGGGCCTG TACCGAGAAGAGTCGATCCAATCATGGAGGTCGCAATCCGTAAACGACGAAACGAGCCCATCTCACAGCTCGTCGCCAAGACCGCAGACACCAGCTTTTCCAGTACACGCCCGGACCCCGTACTTGAACGCATCCACGCCAACAGTCCAATTCGATCTACCATCCGAACGACTGCCACCTAAAAGTCCTACAACCCAGCG CCGACTCAGTTGTCCAACTCCTAATAAACTTACTAAGAAGTGGTCACTCTCACCGGAGAG aaaGGACCGTCCTACGTCACCCAGCGATCTAACGAACGGGTCCGCGTCAGAATACACCCACACTGCGACCCATCGCAGTGTCTCGTCATCGGGTTTCTCTGATGGCAGCTACCAACAGAGCCCCAAGACCCCGAACTACAACGGATCGGCGTCTCCGACCATCTATTACGGCAACTCGAGACGGAACTCGGTTGGCTCGAACAACGAGGCACCGCACGAAGTGGCTGCGGCGCACGTTGAATTCGTCAGAGACACCTCTAAATTTTGGTATAAGGCTTCCATATCTAGGGAAGAAG CAATCAACATGTTAAGAAACCAAGCGCCAGGCACCTTCGTCGTAAGAGATTCAAACTCTTTTCCGGGCGCATTCGGGCTGGCCCTAAGGGTGGCCCAAGTGCCCTCGAATGTGCAAAATAAGTCGTACTCCAGCGACGAGCTGATCAGACACTTCCTGATCGAGCCCACATCCAGGGGAGTGCGTCTGAAAGGTTGTCCCAACGAGCCGGTCTTCAGCTCATTGTCCGCATTGGTTTACCAACATTCGATAACACAAATGGCACTGCCGTGCCGCCTCGTCCTTCCGGAGAGTGATCTGAAATACACGAAAAATGTGAACAATCCTAACCAGGTGTTGTTCACGCAGGGGGCAGCTTGTAACGTCTTATATTTGTTCTCGATGGATATGGAATCGTTGACGGGTCCGGAGGCGATTAAGAAGTCGGTTTTGACGCTGTTGCAGAAGGCGCCGCTTCCGGAAACGGCTACCGTGCATTTTAAGGTAAACGGTCAAGGTATTACGTTGACCGACAACAAGAGGAAGTTGTTCTTCAGGAAGCACTATCCTATGAATACCGTTTCTTATTGTGGGCTCGATCCTGAAGATCACAAGTGGACTGTTGCGCTTGATGATAACCCGATTAAGAGTTCGAA tCGTATATTTGGATTCGTGGCAAGAAAACCGAACGTGAGTAACTCCGACAATCAGTGCCATCTTTTCGCAGAACTGGAGCCGGAACAACCGGCGACGGCAATTGTCAACTTCGTCAACAAAATTTTGACGTCCAGTGGCTACAAACCGAATATGGTGTAA
- the LOC109604404 gene encoding tensin-1 isoform X9, which yields MVYYNDLFYTHWTGHSHDEGTLRHGHLNKMITSNSYNGFGEALTTQPRLSKNNTNSSGGMDLSYVTERIISLWFSPSTTTRGYKQGQQHVSQMLRNKHGDNYKIFNLSEPKRALRNAHKHVKEVGWALNLAPPLERLCSVCKDIENWLNEDEHRIAVLHARGSKEKLGVIVAAYMHYSSICGSQEQALDRFSMRRFLDDNVGPLVLPSNKRYVEYFAGLLSHHIKINSAPLYLTHVTVVGTPAFQQGGCRAFLKLYEGHTPVYTSGIYMVSNNVSQFTVNVAGERRGGLQLRGDILIKCYHRTDRGRETIFACQFHTCAISDHTLSFTRQELDTACNDPRFPVDGAVELHFSGPEGRQTLPAPTPAVPFTISDDHITRADSPLLIEECEDEDSDSDDVNHTFGPLDGSIYATIAKKPELSPGAVSSPLTVSMDSGISSAGHQQNANTTASASPPPTAQPSPLSPEEQHRELDELLSDMMLTVQSIPDLKPHQDQSNGGPASDNNFGLDNVQYIDEEEDKNIPYHARQDSRPFSYGVNSNMINESKGLSSPSLVRKASINKSSGDTLRKVQTQVYPDFNAKPVPDFSASNQYSPSNYSTLSSKYSSYTPVHGTLRKKDPIDDIFTSSALSAQPIKREFREEYYKDETRRYDPLKRSLTDSTLRRSPEKITYKSSNSAVTSPYSDSESLSPPGAFRNSTKSPEFHESFTTNGNLTWLQKQQQKLKERREVKLREERQPHETQLMRELRNVQTRHMRPSASHRADGYTSDTTAFADDDDDYTVPLHINTMQKNGGSSNYSTLKSTYSSTVKERPFMKIKREHEHYAQSTESPRTILAQNPMGQIVRAPSRGADTVDSGLLSLVEQEQYSKQSSPRYTPGLYREESIQSWRSQSVNDETSPSHSSSPRPQTPAFPVHARTPYLNASTPTVQFDLPSERLPPKSPTTQRRLSCPTPNKLTKKWSLSPERKDRPTSPSDLTNGSASEYTHTATHRSVSSSGFSDGSYQQSPKTPNYNGSASPTIYYGNSRRNSVGSNNEAPHEVAAAHVEFVRDTSKFWYKASISREEAINMLRNQAPGTFVVRDSNSFPGAFGLALRVAQVPSNVQNKSYSSDELIRHFLIEPTSRGVRLKGCPNEPVFSSLSALVYQHSITQMALPCRLVLPESDLKYTKNVNNPNQVLFTQGAACNVLYLFSMDMESLTGPEAIKKSVLTLLQKAPLPETATVHFKVNGQGITLTDNKRKLFFRKHYPMNTVSYCGLDPEDHKWTVALDDNPIKSSNRIFGFVARKPNVSNSDNQCHLFAELEPEQPATAIVNFVNKILTSSGYKPNMV from the exons caCTCCCATGATGAAGGAACTCTCAGACATGGACACTTGAATAAG ATGATAACATCGAATTCCTACAATGGTTTCGGCGAGGCGTTGACCACCCAACCCAGACTGTCCAAGAACAACACAAACTCATCAGGAGGCATGGACTTGAGCTATGTCACCGAAAGAATCATATCGTTGTGGTTCTCCCCGTCGACCACGACGCGTGGCTACAAACAGGGCCAGCAACACGTCTCGCAAATGCTCAGAAACAAACACGGAGACAATTACAAG ATATTCAATTTGTCTGAGCCGAAACGCGCCTTGAGGAATGCCCATAAACACGTGAAGGAGGTCGGATGGGCCCTCAACCTGGCTCCGCCTTTGGAAAGACTTTGTAGCGTGTGTAAGGACATCGAGAACTGGCTGAACGAAGACGAACATCGGATTGCCGTCCTGCATGCGAG aGGCAGCAAAGAAAAGTTGGGAGTCATAGTGGCTGCATACATGCATTATTCAAGTATATGCGGAAGCCAGGAGCAGGCGCTCGATAGGTTCTCCATGCGACGGTTCCTGGACGATAACGTCGGGCCTCTGGTCCTGCCGTCGAACAAAAG ATACGTCGAATACTTCGCCGGGTTGTTGTCCCATCACATAAAAATCAACTCCGCACCTCTGTATCTGACTCATGTGACTGTGGTGGGCACTCCGGCCTTCCAACAAGGTGGCTGCAGAGCGTTCCTGAAACTCTACGAGGGACACACGCCCGTCTACACTTCAG GAATTTACATGGTTTCGAATAACGTGAGCCAGTTCACGGTGAACGTGGCCGGCGAAAGGCGAGGCGGGCTGCAACTAAGAGGAGACATCCTGATCAAGTGCTACCATCGAACGGACAGGGGCAGGGAGACGATTTTCGCCTGCCAATTTCACACGTGCGCCATTTCCGATCACACGCTCAGCTTCACCCGCCAAGAGCTCGACACCGCCTGCAACG ATCCACGTTTCCCCGTCGACGGTGCAGTGGAATTGCACTTCTCCGGCCCGGAAGGACGGCAAACACTCCCGGCCCCGACGCCGGCGGTACCGTTCACGATATCCGATGATCACATTACCAGAGCCGACAGTCCACTCCTGATCGAGGAGTGCGAAGATGAGGACTCGGATTCCG ACGACGTGAACCATACGTTTGGACCACTGGACGGTAGCATATACGCCACCATAGCGAAGAAACCGGAGCTGTCTCCCGGTGCCGTCTCTAGTCCCTTGACTGTGTCCATGGACTCTGGCATTTCATCAGCAG GACACCAGCAGAACGCCAACACCACCGCCTCCGCGAGTCCCCCGCCAACCGCCCAGCCGTCCCCCCTCAGTCCGGAGGAACAGCACCGCGAGCTCGACGAACTCCTATCCGACATGATGCTAACGGTCCAGAGCATTCCCGACCTGAAACCCCACCAGGACCAGTCCAACGGCGGCCCGGCGTCCGACAACAACTTCGGCCTGGACAATGTCCAGTACATAGACGAGGAGGAGGACAAGAACATACCGTACCACGCGCGACAGGACAGCAGACCCTTCAGTTACGGCGTCAACTCCAACATGATCAACGAGTCGAAGGGCCTGAGCAGCCCCAGCCTGGTGCGCAAGGCCAGCATCAACAAATCCTCCGGCGACACGCTGAGGAAGGTGCAGACGCAAGTCTATCCGGACTTCAACGCCAAACCGGTGCCGGACTTCTCCGCCTCGAACCAGTACTCGCCGTCCAATTACAGCACCCTGTCGTCGAAGTACTCCAGCTACACGCCGGTGCACGGCACCCTGAGGAAGAAGGACCCGATCGACGACATATTCACGTCGAGTGCTTTAAGTGCGCAGCCGATTAAACGCGAGTTCCGTGAGGAGTACTACAAGGACGAGACCAGGAGGTACGATCCTTTGAAGAGGAGCCTGACCGACAGCACGCTGAGGAGGAGCCCGGAGAAGATCACCTACAAGAGCTCCAACTCGGCGGTCACCAGTCCGTATTCGGATTCGGAGAGCCTGTCGCCGCCCGGAGCTTTCCGGAACAGCACCAAGTCACCGGAGTTCCACGAATC ATTCACGACCAACGGCAACCTGACATGGCTCCAGAAGCAGCAGCAAAAACTGAAGGAGCGCCGCGAGGTGAAGCTGCGCGAGGAACGTCAGCCGCACGAGACGCAGCTGATGAGGGAGCTGCGCAACGTCCAGACCCGGCACATGCGCCCGTCGGCGTCGCACCGCGCAGACGGCTACACCAGCGACACCACGGCCTTCGCCGACGATGACGACGACTACACCGTGCCGCTGCACATCAACACGATGCAGAAGAACGGCGGAAGCTCCAACTACAGCACTTTGAAGTCCACGTATTCGTCGACAGTTAAAGAACGGCCCTTCATGAAGATCAAGAGGGAACACGAGCACTATGCGCAG AGCACAGAATCCCCTCGCACGATCTTAGCTCAGAATCCTATGGGACAGATCGTGAGGGCGCCTTCAAGGGGCGCCGACACAGTGGACAGCGGTCTGCTGTCGCTGGTGGAACAGGAACAGTACAGCAAACAGAGTAGCCCCCGTTACACGCCGGGCCTG TACCGAGAAGAGTCGATCCAATCATGGAGGTCGCAATCCGTAAACGACGAAACGAGCCCATCTCACAGCTCGTCGCCAAGACCGCAGACACCAGCTTTTCCAGTACACGCCCGGACCCCGTACTTGAACGCATCCACGCCAACAGTCCAATTCGATCTACCATCCGAACGACTGCCACCTAAAAGTCCTACAACCCAGCG CCGACTCAGTTGTCCAACTCCTAATAAACTTACTAAGAAGTGGTCACTCTCACCGGAGAG aaaGGACCGTCCTACGTCACCCAGCGATCTAACGAACGGGTCCGCGTCAGAATACACCCACACTGCGACCCATCGCAGTGTCTCGTCATCGGGTTTCTCTGATGGCAGCTACCAACAGAGCCCCAAGACCCCGAACTACAACGGATCGGCGTCTCCGACCATCTATTACGGCAACTCGAGACGGAACTCGGTTGGCTCGAACAACGAGGCACCGCACGAAGTGGCTGCGGCGCACGTTGAATTCGTCAGAGACACCTCTAAATTTTGGTATAAGGCTTCCATATCTAGGGAAGAAG CAATCAACATGTTAAGAAACCAAGCGCCAGGCACCTTCGTCGTAAGAGATTCAAACTCTTTTCCGGGCGCATTCGGGCTGGCCCTAAGGGTGGCCCAAGTGCCCTCGAATGTGCAAAATAAGTCGTACTCCAGCGACGAGCTGATCAGACACTTCCTGATCGAGCCCACATCCAGGGGAGTGCGTCTGAAAGGTTGTCCCAACGAGCCGGTCTTCAGCTCATTGTCCGCATTGGTTTACCAACATTCGATAACACAAATGGCACTGCCGTGCCGCCTCGTCCTTCCGGAGAGTGATCTGAAATACACGAAAAATGTGAACAATCCTAACCAGGTGTTGTTCACGCAGGGGGCAGCTTGTAACGTCTTATATTTGTTCTCGATGGATATGGAATCGTTGACGGGTCCGGAGGCGATTAAGAAGTCGGTTTTGACGCTGTTGCAGAAGGCGCCGCTTCCGGAAACGGCTACCGTGCATTTTAAGGTAAACGGTCAAGGTATTACGTTGACCGACAACAAGAGGAAGTTGTTCTTCAGGAAGCACTATCCTATGAATACCGTTTCTTATTGTGGGCTCGATCCTGAAGATCACAAGTGGACTGTTGCGCTTGATGATAACCCGATTAAGAGTTCGAA tCGTATATTTGGATTCGTGGCAAGAAAACCGAACGTGAGTAACTCCGACAATCAGTGCCATCTTTTCGCAGAACTGGAGCCGGAACAACCGGCGACGGCAATTGTCAACTTCGTCAACAAAATTTTGACGTCCAGTGGCTACAAACCGAATATGGTGTAA